Proteins from a single region of Alloscardovia omnicolens:
- the rph gene encoding ribonuclease PH: MSQLDNSQIVRADGRHTDELRPVKIERHWTDAPEGSVLIQCGNTRVLCTATFSDSVPRWRKDSGLGWVTAEYAMLPRATSQRTDRESTRGKVGGRTHEISRLIGRVLRGIVDMKALGENQIQIDCDVLQADGGTRTTSITGAYIALADAIQWAKDHKFIAQNAQVLTDQVSAVSVGVIDGTPMLDLPYEEDSRAQTDMNIAMTGSGEFIEIQGTAEGAPFSRDTLHTLLDLAEKGNKELQDFQRQALAQ; the protein is encoded by the coding sequence ATGAGTCAATTAGATAATTCACAGATTGTTCGCGCTGACGGACGTCATACAGATGAACTACGCCCCGTAAAAATTGAACGTCATTGGACAGATGCTCCAGAAGGATCCGTACTTATTCAATGCGGCAATACGCGCGTGCTGTGCACAGCAACTTTTAGCGATTCCGTACCACGGTGGCGTAAAGATTCCGGACTGGGATGGGTTACTGCTGAATATGCCATGCTTCCACGCGCCACCTCACAGCGAACAGATCGTGAATCCACACGCGGTAAAGTGGGTGGACGCACACATGAAATCAGCCGCCTTATCGGACGTGTTTTGCGCGGAATTGTCGATATGAAAGCTCTTGGAGAGAATCAAATTCAAATCGACTGCGATGTTTTACAAGCCGATGGAGGAACACGTACCACATCCATTACAGGCGCTTATATTGCGCTCGCTGATGCCATTCAATGGGCAAAAGATCATAAGTTCATAGCCCAGAACGCTCAGGTTTTGACTGACCAGGTTTCGGCAGTATCTGTGGGTGTTATTGACGGAACGCCTATGTTGGATTTGCCTTATGAAGAAGATTCTCGCGCGCAAACAGATATGAATATTGCCATGACGGGTTCAGGCGAGTTTATTGAGATTCAGGGCACCGCTGAAGGTGCTCCGTTTAGTCGCGATACTTTGCACACTCTGCTTGATTTAGCAGAAAAAGGCAATAAGGAGTTGCAAGACTTCCAGCGCCAGGCTTTAGCTCAGTAA
- a CDS encoding non-canonical purine NTP pyrophosphatase, translating into MTQRVVVATHNAGKLKEIARIIGEAVEGADFEFVTSGEMNLPDPVEDGTTFEANALIKARDAALRTGLPALADDSGLIVDVMGMAPGILSARWSGKHGDDAANNALLLAQISDIPDDARTARFRCAAALIIPANVSADGQAHEFVEVRDMEGVLLREERGSHGFGYDPLFVPSEQDGARTSAEMSAEEKNAISHRGKALRAIAQYFQQLA; encoded by the coding sequence ATGACTCAGCGCGTGGTTGTAGCCACTCATAATGCTGGAAAATTAAAAGAAATTGCTCGTATTATTGGCGAAGCAGTTGAGGGGGCGGATTTTGAATTCGTAACTTCGGGTGAGATGAACTTGCCAGATCCAGTAGAAGATGGAACTACTTTTGAAGCCAATGCCCTGATCAAAGCTCGTGACGCAGCTTTACGAACAGGACTGCCCGCTCTTGCTGACGATTCAGGCTTAATTGTTGATGTGATGGGAATGGCTCCAGGCATTTTATCGGCGCGCTGGAGTGGTAAGCATGGTGACGATGCGGCTAATAACGCTTTGCTTCTGGCTCAGATCAGCGATATTCCTGATGATGCCCGCACAGCTCGATTCCGTTGTGCAGCTGCTCTCATTATTCCGGCGAATGTTAGCGCTGACGGTCAAGCGCATGAATTTGTGGAGGTACGAGATATGGAGGGCGTTCTTTTGCGCGAAGAGCGCGGCTCTCATGGTTTCGGATACGATCCATTATTCGTACCGAGCGAGCAGGACGGTGCGCGAACTAGTGCGGAAATGAGCGCGGAGGAAAAGAATGCTATTTCTCACCGCGGTAAGGCATTGCGAGCTATTGCCCAGTATTTTCAACAGCTGGCTTAG
- the pgi gene encoding glucose-6-phosphate isomerase encodes MAINPPIDATQTPAWAALQNHFNQLQAEGINLREWFAADANRTASLSFEAGDLHFDLSKNLIKPETLQLFADLAKDVKLEERIQQQYTGVHINNTEDRAVLHTALRRPASDEGKYIVDGQDTVKDVREVLDHIYAFANKVRSGEWTGVTGKKIDTVVNIGIGGSDLGPVMVYEALKAYNDSGITARYVSNIDPNDMAEKLKGINPETTLFIVVSKTFTTLETLTNARSARTWLLETLKSQGAIDGSDEKNAEAVMKHFIAVSTALDKVAEFGIDPNNAFGFWNWVGGRYSVDSAVGTSIAIVYGPERFEDFLRGFHAIDEYFATTPMEKNVVALMGLMNVWYVNFFGAHSHAVLPYNQYLHRFAAYLQQLTMESNGKSVRWDGTPVTTQTGEIFWGEPGTNGQHAFYQLIHQGTRLIPADFIAFANTPNATKDGDQDVHELFLANYLAQTKALAFGKTAEEVRAEGTDEAIVPARVFTGNRPTTSILGDTLSPFAVGELIALYEHITLVEGTVWGLDSYDQWGVELGKVLAKQIAPAISQDDAALAQQDQSTQALINFYRAHRH; translated from the coding sequence ATGGCCATCAATCCACCTATTGATGCAACTCAGACACCAGCATGGGCTGCATTGCAGAATCATTTTAATCAGTTGCAAGCTGAAGGCATTAATCTTCGCGAATGGTTCGCAGCAGACGCAAACCGCACTGCAAGTTTGAGCTTTGAAGCTGGCGACTTGCACTTCGATTTGTCTAAGAACCTTATCAAGCCAGAAACTTTGCAGTTATTTGCAGACTTGGCTAAGGATGTAAAGCTGGAAGAGCGCATTCAGCAGCAGTACACAGGTGTGCATATTAACAATACTGAAGATCGCGCTGTTCTCCACACAGCTCTTCGTCGTCCAGCTTCCGATGAAGGTAAGTACATTGTTGACGGTCAGGATACCGTGAAGGACGTTCGCGAAGTTCTCGATCATATCTACGCATTTGCTAACAAGGTTCGCTCCGGTGAGTGGACTGGTGTAACGGGCAAGAAGATCGATACCGTTGTCAACATTGGTATTGGTGGATCTGATTTGGGTCCAGTCATGGTATACGAAGCTTTGAAGGCATACAACGATTCCGGTATTACCGCTCGTTACGTTTCCAATATTGACCCTAACGATATGGCTGAAAAGCTCAAGGGCATCAATCCAGAAACTACCTTGTTCATCGTTGTGTCCAAGACCTTTACCACTCTCGAAACTTTGACCAACGCACGTTCTGCTCGCACATGGTTGTTGGAAACTTTGAAGTCTCAGGGCGCTATCGATGGTTCTGACGAGAAGAACGCTGAAGCAGTCATGAAGCACTTTATCGCTGTTTCTACAGCTTTGGATAAGGTTGCTGAATTCGGTATCGATCCAAACAATGCTTTCGGATTCTGGAACTGGGTTGGCGGCCGTTATTCTGTAGATTCTGCTGTAGGTACTTCCATCGCAATCGTCTACGGTCCAGAACGCTTCGAAGATTTCTTGCGCGGTTTCCATGCTATCGATGAATACTTCGCAACAACTCCAATGGAGAAGAACGTCGTTGCATTAATGGGCTTGATGAACGTATGGTATGTGAACTTCTTCGGTGCACATTCTCATGCTGTTCTTCCATATAACCAGTATCTGCATCGTTTTGCTGCTTATCTGCAGCAGTTGACCATGGAATCCAATGGTAAGTCTGTGCGCTGGGATGGTACTCCAGTAACCACTCAGACTGGTGAGATTTTCTGGGGTGAACCAGGAACTAACGGTCAGCACGCATTCTATCAGTTGATTCATCAGGGTACTCGTCTCATTCCTGCAGACTTTATTGCATTTGCTAACACTCCAAATGCAACCAAGGATGGCGATCAGGATGTTCACGAGCTCTTCTTGGCTAATTATTTGGCTCAGACCAAGGCTTTGGCATTCGGCAAGACCGCTGAAGAAGTGCGCGCTGAAGGAACTGACGAAGCAATCGTTCCAGCTCGCGTCTTCACTGGTAACCGTCCAACAACTTCTATTTTGGGTGATACTTTGTCCCCATTTGCTGTGGGTGAGCTTATTGCTCTCTACGAGCACATTACCCTTGTAGAAGGTACCGTATGGGGCTTGGATTCCTACGATCAGTGGGGTGTGGAGCTCGGTAAGGTTTTGGCAAAGCAGATTGCTCCTGCAATTTCTCAGGATGATGCAGCTTTGGCTCAGCAAGATCAGTCCACTCAGGCTTTGATTAACTTCTATCGCGCTCATCGCCACTAA